CGAGGTCTTCTGGCGGCAGATAGACCCGACCGACGCCCACGGGCAGTTCGTCGACAGGGGCGAGCAGTACGGTTCCGCCGTCTTCTACCATAACGACGAACAAAAACGTATGGCCGAGGAATCGATAAAAAAACTCCAAAAGTCCGGACGCTTCAACGAACCCATCGTCACCTCCCTCTTGAAGGCGTCGACCTTCTATCCGGCCGAAGAGTACCACCGGGACTACTATAAGAAGAACCCGGTTAGATACAAGATATACCGCTACGGCTCGGGCCGGGACGCCTTTCTTGAAGAGGTATGGAAAGACGAAGGAGAGGAGGGACCGATGGGTGAAAAGTACAAAAAACCGGCCGATGAAACGCTCAGAAAAACACTCACGCCGCTGCAGTACAGCGTAACTCAAAAAGAGGGTACGGAAAGAGCGTTCTCGAACGAGTACTGGGACAACAAAAAGGCTGGCATCTACGTGGACATTGTCTCGGGCGAGCCGCTCTTCAGCTCGCTCGACAAGTTCACCTCGGGCACCGGCTGGCCGAGCTTCACCCGGCCGATCGAGCCCGAGAACATCGTCGAGCGGGAGGACCGCCGCCTCTTTACGGCCCGGACAGAGCTCCGGAGCAGGC
This portion of the Thermodesulfobacteriota bacterium genome encodes:
- the msrB gene encoding peptide-methionine (R)-S-oxide reductase MsrB; the encoded protein is EVFWRQIDPTDAHGQFVDRGEQYGSAVFYHNDEQKRMAEESIKKLQKSGRFNEPIVTSLLKASTFYPAEEYHRDYYKKNPVRYKIYRYGSGRDAFLEEVWKDEGEEGPMGEKYKKPADETLRKTLTPLQYSVTQKEGTERAFSNEYWDNKKAGIYVDIVSGEPLFSSLDKFTSGTGWPSFTRPIEPENIVEREDRRLFTARTELRSRQGDSHLGHLFPDGPAPTGLRYCINSAALRFIPKEMLQEKGYGEYGKVFGR